The sequence CAGCCGTGACTTCGAGCAGGTCGCGGTGCGCTCGCGCGACACCACCGAGACCCAGCGAACCACCGAGGAGATCGGGCTGTCGGCGATGCGCGGAGGCGACTGCGCCGGCGAGCACACCGTGATGTTCCTCGGCGCGGGCGAGCGCCTCGAGCTGATCCACCGCGCGACCGACCGGGCCATCTTCGCCCGCGGCGCGCTGCGGGCAGCGCGATGGCTGGCCGACCGTGGGCCCGGCCTCTACGACATGCGCGACGTGCTGGGTCTGCCGCGGATCTAGCAGACGGGCGCGCCGCGCGAGAGGTCAGCACACGCCGACGCAGTTGGCGAGGTAGCAGTCGAACACCGGGCCGATGAGCGGCGGCGCGTCGGTCTCGACGCACGCGGGATTCAAGGTGGTGACCAGGCAGGTGGCGACGTCTTCGCACGCGGCGTCGTCGAGGCACGCTGCGATCTGGTCGCAACACAGCACCTCGACGCAGGCGCACACGCCCTGCGAGATGCCGGTGCAGTCGAGCGGCACGGCGCCGTCGCTCGACGAGCCCGCGCCGCTGCTCTCGGCTGGGCCGCCCGAGCTGCCCGTGTCGGCCCCCGTGCTGGCCGCACTGCCGCTGCCGTCGTCGGGCCCCGTGGCGCCAGTGCTGTCGGCCGCCCCGCTCGCGCCCGATGACGACGCACCTCCGCCCATCGACGCCGACGCGCCGGTGTCCTGCGTGGTGGTGCCGACGCTAGCGCCCGTGGCCGCGCCACCGCTGTCGCCACCCATGCCGCTCGAGCCACCGAGCGACGCACCGGAGGCGGCCTCGAGCGGCGAGCCGGTGCACGCGACCACGAGCACGCACGCCCCCGAGCCCCACGCGAACCACCGCATGTCGGCATGTTGGTCATGGGCCCGAGCGCGGCGCAAGCCGGCCCACGAGCCGGCGGCGCAGGGCCAGCCGGCGCCCGGTCGCCTCAGGTGAGCGCTGCGAGTGCGGCCGCGACGCGGGGCATGGCCGCGCGCACCTCGGCCTCGCTCACCGCGCCGACGCTGCAGCGGAACCACCCGCTGTCGGCCTTCACGCCGAAGGCCTGGAAGGGCACCACCGCGAAGCCTGCGGCCTCGAGCAGGTACGCGCGCACGTCCTCGTTGGTGCGCAGCGTGGTGCCGGCCGGCGTGCGCTTGCCGAACGGCGCGATGCGGACGGTGAGGTAGATGGCGCCCATCGGCGGCAGCGACTCCACCGCGTGGCCGCTGCCGCGCATGGCCTCGAAGCCCTCGTGCAGCGCCGACAGCCGCGCGTTGACGGCCGGGCGGAAGGTCGAGAGGTAGGCGCGGTACGCCGCGGGCTCGTCGAGCAGGCCCACGGTCGCGACCTGCTCGGCACGCGGTGCCCAGGCGCCGACGTGGCCGAGCAGCGCAGACATCCGCTCCATGACGTCGGCCGGCCCCGCGGCCCAGCCCACGCGCAGGCCCGTGGCGGCGAAGGCCTTGCTGATGCCGTCGATGAGGATCGTGTAGGGCGCGACCTCGGGCACCAGCTTCGGCGGCGTCACGTGCTCGACGCCGTCGACGCACAGCATCCAGTAGATGTGATCGTACATCAGGAACAGCGGTCGCTCGCCGCTGCGCTCGCGCTGGCGGTTCTCCTCGACCACCGCCTCGCAGATGCCGCGCAGGGCATCGCCCGTGATCGCGGTGCCGGTGGGGTTGAGCGGCGAGTTGATGCACAGCAGCCGCGCGCCGGGCAGCGCCTTCACCAGCGCGTCGCGGGTCGGCAAGAAGCGCGACTCGGGCCCGCAGTCGATCTGCACCTCGCGCGCGCCGACCATGTGGCAGTAGTGGTTGTTGTTCCAGCTCGGCACCGGATAGACCACGGTGTCGCCGGGATCGACGACCGCGCGGTAGGTGCCGTAGATGAGCGGCCGCGCGCCGCCGGCGATGAGGATCGACGACGCCGGGTAGTCGAGCCCGAGCTCGCGCGCGTAGAAGCGGGCGACCGCCTCGCGGAGCTCCTGCACCCCCGACGACGGCGGGTAGTTGGTCTCGCCGTTGGCGAGCGCCGTCAACACGCCGTCGCGCAGGCCCGCCGGAATCGGGAACTCGCTGGGCGCGAAGTCGCCGACGGTGAGGTTGCAGATCGACTGTCCTTCGCGCTGACGTGTGCGGATCTCGGCGGCGATCTTGAGGATCTCGGAGCCGATGAGCCCCGCAGCCATGGTCGCGATGCGCGGGCCGCCGGCAGCGGTGGAGGTGGCGGAGGAATTCGCGGTCGGCTGCTGGCTCGCCATGGCGCGCGGGAGCATGCCACGGGCCACGCGGGCGTGTCATCGCGGCCGCGCGGGCTCGCCTGCGCGCCGGGCTGGCCGCGAAGGGCCGCGACCACCGCCCCATCGCCACGTGCAGTCCGAGGTGTCCCGGCTATCATGGTGCGGTGAGCGTCGTGCGGCGCGCCCCGCTGATGGTCACGCTCGCGTGCGCGGGCGCGTGTCACGACGTCGTCATCGGGACCTTCGTCGCCGGCGACGGCACCGCGTCGTCGGGTCGCGTCGACGACAGCACCGGCCCCGTCGCGGGCAGCAGCGACGACACCGGTGGTTGGCCGGGTGGCTGCATCGAGCTCGACTTCGCGAGCGCACCGCTCGACGAGCACGCGTGGATCACGTGGGCCGATGCCGATGCCGCGCTCGCGATCGCCGACGGCGCCTTCATGATGACGCCGCCCCACGCCGCCGAGCTCGGCTGCGGGCTGGTGCTCAACAACCAGCTCGCGCTGCCGTTCGACGGCGCGCGCGCGCAGGTCGAGCTGGTGGTGCCGCCCGATCCCCTCAGCGACTCGGAGTTCTTCCTGCAGGTCACACAGCACGTGCCGCTGACCCAAGCGGCGATCTCCATCGGCCTGCTGCACGGCCAGGTGCGGGTGCTGACCGTGCCCGACGAGGGCGGACCGGTGGTGCCGGAGCTGGTCGCCGACGCGACGCCGCGCTGGCTCGGCCTGCGCACCGCCGCCGGCGTGGTGCACTTCGAGATCTCGGACGACGGCATGACGTGGACCGAGGTCGCCAGCGCACCGCAGCCGAGCACGTTCGTCGGCGCGACGCCGCTGGTGATGGTGTGGAACAACCCGGGCGCCGGCGTGGCCACACCGCAGGCGGTCGTGGTCGATCACTTCTCCGTCTGTGACGGCTGACGACGGCGCGTCAGCGACCGCGCATCGAGGCCGCCTCGTCGGCGTAGATCGTGCCCGGGTGCGCGGCGAGCAGCGCTTCGATCGCGGTGTCGCGCGCCGCCGCGCGTCCGAGCCCGTCGAGCGCACGCACGCGACCCCAACGCGCCTCCTCGGCCAGCGCACCCCCGCGCTCGAGGTAGCGACCGAAGGCGGTGAGCGCGGCCGCGAAACGACGGCGGCGCAGCTGCAGCTCACCGATCGACACGTTGGCGGCGTGGGCCTCGGCGGACTCGGGATGGGCCCGGCGCAGCGCCTCGTAGGCCGCGAGTGCGCGCGACGTGGCCTTGGCGTTGGCGAGGGCCCGCGCGGCCGCCAGCATCTCGCCCGCGCTCGCGACCGGTGCCACGCGGGTCGGCCGACGATCCGTCGGGGTCGGCGGCGGGACCTGCAGCTGCACCGGCGGCGTTGCAGCGCTCGACGCAGACGCCCGCGGCGCCTCCGCGAGCTGCGGTGCGAGCTCCGGCGGCGCGGCCGGGTCGGGCGTGGCCGCTGCGTTCGCGATCGCGACGCGCTCGCCGGCGGCCAACTCGGAGGCCAACGCGGAGGCCTCGTCGCCCCGCATCACCACGAGTCGGCCTTGCTCGACCCGGATCGCACCGCTGCGCAGCTCGATGCGCCCCGCCACCAAGCGCAGCTCGCTGCCTTCATCGACGCACGCGCGTGCGCGGGTCAGCTCGACGCAGGTGACCGTGGTCGCGCGCAGCCACTGCCCGTCGGGCACGGTGTCACCGACCGCGAGCGCATCGCCGGCGAGTTCGAACCCACCGCGCT is a genomic window of Deltaproteobacteria bacterium containing:
- a CDS encoding aminotransferase class I/II-fold pyridoxal phosphate-dependent enzyme is translated as MAAGLIGSEILKIAAEIRTRQREGQSICNLTVGDFAPSEFPIPAGLRDGVLTALANGETNYPPSSGVQELREAVARFYARELGLDYPASSILIAGGARPLIYGTYRAVVDPGDTVVYPVPSWNNNHYCHMVGAREVQIDCGPESRFLPTRDALVKALPGARLLCINSPLNPTGTAITGDALRGICEAVVEENRQRERSGERPLFLMYDHIYWMLCVDGVEHVTPPKLVPEVAPYTILIDGISKAFAATGLRVGWAAGPADVMERMSALLGHVGAWAPRAEQVATVGLLDEPAAYRAYLSTFRPAVNARLSALHEGFEAMRGSGHAVESLPPMGAIYLTVRIAPFGKRTPAGTTLRTNEDVRAYLLEAAGFAVVPFQAFGVKADSGWFRCSVGAVSEAEVRAAMPRVAAALAALT